The stretch of DNA GTAAGCTAATCGTGAATAAGGCTGATAACGCCAAAGTGATTCAGGTTGGTACCACGATTGCGGGTCAAAAAGATGGTGCTAACGAGCACGTCTGGTATGATCCAACAACGATGCCAAAACTAGCCCATCAGATTGCCTTAGAATTGGCTAAAATTCAGCCGGAACACAAACAGTACTTTCTCAAACAAGCGCATCAATATCAGGCCAGCTTGCAACCATTAACCACTGAGATCACCAAATTGAAACAGCAGGCCCATGGCCAAAAGGTTGCAGTCAGTGAGCCAGTCTTTGACTACTCTCTAGCGGCTATTGGCTACAAAGTTAGCAATAGTCACTTTGCGATGGCCATTGAGGAAGGTTCTGACCCTTCGCCGAAAGACATTAAGCAGATGCAAACGGCCATCAAGAAACATCAGATTGCCTTCTTTGTGGAAAACATCCAGTCAGCCAGCAATATTGTGGATAACATGGTCAAGCTATCTCATCAAAACAATGTCCCCGTACTCAAAGTCACCGAAACATTACCTGCCGGGCAGACTTATGAGAGCTGGATGCTATCACAATATCAACAACTCGCTAAAATCCAAGCTCAAAGTCACTAATAAAAAACTGCAACGCCAAATGATGACGTTGCAGTTTTTATTTACCCTTTTTGCCGTTCATCGCGTAATAGTAACGCTAAGATAAAGCCAACAATTTCAACACCGAGCATCGTTAGAAACACGGCATGATACCCTTGCAAGTTAGCAGTCAGCGTCGGTACTCCTGATTTGAGCTGAGCAGCGGTCACATTTGACAAAATCAAGGTCGCAATCGCAACGCCAGCTGACCCTAAGATCTGCCGAACCGTGGTAATTACCGCGGTTCCATGGGAGATCAAGCGATTAGGTAACGAGTTAGCGCCTAAGGTCACCGCTGGCATCATGACAAATGCATTGCCACCTTCAATTAACGCTGCAATTAAAATCATGGTCAGTAGTGTTAATTTGGTAGGAATCAAAGCCAGGATGAGCCAGCCAATGACAATCATCGCCATCCCAAACAGCATGATCTGTTTATAACCAAATTTTTCGGCTAGCTTCCCAGTTAGCGGATTCAGAATACTTAAGAAAACCGCCCCTGGAACTAAAGATAAACCAGAAATAAATGGCGAGACCTTCAGTACCCCTTGGTAATAGAGTGGGAAGACAATGGTAACCACAATCAAGGCGACATAAGAAATCGCGGTCAAGAAGATTGCCAAGTCATAATTAAAGGTTTTTAGCACTCTCAATTCAAGCAGTGGCGTGGTGAGGTGGAATTGTCGATAAGTGAAATAGGCCACCGCAATAATTGAGACAATCAATAAGATCCAGCCCAAGGTCCAATTAACATTCGGCTTGCCAATTTCATTCACTACATACAGAATACCGGCAAACCCTAGTAGCATCACAATTGAAATTAAATCTAATTTAGATGGCTTGCTGACCATCACATCTTGAATCGTGACAAAGCTTAGTAAGATTAAAATAGTCGCAACCGTAATGAAGACTAAGAACAGGCCATGCCAATCCGTAAACTTCAATACGACCCCAGAAATAATCGGGCCAGAAGCTAACGCTGACCCCATCACCAGGCCAGCGATACCCATCGTCGAGCCACGTTTAGATTCTGGGGTAATGGTCAGAAGGATAGATTGGTAAGACGGGAATAACACGCCCACTGCAGCAGCCTTGATCAACCGACCAACCATCATGACCGCAAAGCTTGGAGCGAAATAGATAATGATGGAACCAAGATCAAATAGGACCAAAACGGTCAGGAATAATTTCTTGAAACCAATATTGTTAAGCAACCAGGGGCTAATTGGCATCATCACGACCATCGTTAACATAAAGCCTGTCGTGAGCCATTGAACCGTCGATGCTGAAATCCCAAAATCATGCATAAAGGTTGGGTAAACCGTCGATAATGACGATTGACTGATCGACATCGTCCAAGTCCCCGTTAATAAAGTAAAAATGAACCAGAACCGCCGCCGACCTGCCAAAGTCAACGTCGTCTTTGCCTTGTCCATGTAAATGCTCCTCTCTCACTTTAGAACTGTTATTAACTAACGATTCCTATTGTACCCATTTTCCGCTTCCATGTACAGGCGATGCACGGTTAGGAACGCAAAAAGGCCACTGACAAATTGCCAGTGGCCTTTACTTACTTTTCAAACTAAATTATTTCAATGGCCCACCATCAGTCACGCGTCTGACTCAACTTGAGAGTGGGACAAAAGGCGGTTTGCTACCGAGCATAGCCTAGAAAGTCGAATGATTGGCATTTTCAATCGTTTGACTTTCGTAGCTAAGCGGAGGTCGCAGCCTTTTGTTCCACGTTTCGGCTATAAATATTAGGAATACCAACAAGAGTCTGGGGTTTTGTCCCAGACTCATATCTATAAGTGTCGGCTCAACTTACCGCTCCGGGTGGTCTGGACTGATACTGGAACGATACCGCACTAGTCGGCGAGCATGGCAGCACTAACCGCCTGCATCTGTTCTTTTTCGCCGTCACTAGGTTGGGCAAGCGTCATCTTCTTCAATGAAATCACGGCCCGATATTGAAGTTCAACTACGTTAATGTCATCCCGAGAATCATAATGGGTAATTGTGACATACGCGGAGTTTTCGTAAATCTTTTCGACCTTAGCATAAAAATCATGATCGGTATTACCATTTTTTTGGCACTTGACCCGATCCCCCACATTAATTTCAGCCATTACTATCACTCCACTTCATAAAATATGCTAATAACATAGCACTTAATGATGTGAATAACAATTATTGGTCTCTAATTTTCAAGTTTTTGTAGTAGTTGCGCTAGTCAACAATCAAATTAATATTTTTGGGTGCACGAAAAAAGGAACCGATATAATCGATTCCTTCGTTTGCATGGCAACGTCCTACCCTCGCAGGGAGCGATCCCCCAACTACTCTCGGCGCTAAGAAGCTTAACTTCTGTGTTCGACATGGGAACAGGTGTATCCTTCTTGCCATCGTCGCCACACTATTGAGAACTTGTGCCCTCAAAACTAGCTAATATCAAATAATTTCTCCTATGAACCTGAACACCAATTGCTTGGTTAAGTCCTCGACCGATTAGTATTAGTCCGCTTCACACGTCACCGTGCTGCCACTTCTAACCTATCTACCTGATCATCTTTCAGGGGTCTTACTTCCATATAGGAATGGGAAATCTCATCTCGAGGTCTGTTTCACACTTAGATGCTTTCAGCGTTTATCAGATCCATACGTAGCTACCCAGCGATGCGCCT from Lactiplantibacillus brownii encodes:
- a CDS encoding DUF2187 domain-containing protein codes for the protein MAEINVGDRVKCQKNGNTDHDFYAKVEKIYENSAYVTITHYDSRDDINVVELQYRAVISLKKMTLAQPSDGEKEQMQAVSAAMLAD
- a CDS encoding metal ABC transporter solute-binding protein, Zn/Mn family, producing MKKILLSLIVLLGLSSLLAGCQTATKATPTSTGKIRIIASLDFYGQAAQKVAGKYGEVTSVINRPGIDPHDFEATVKTAKVASRASLIIYNGLGYDDWMSKLIVNKADNAKVIQVGTTIAGQKDGANEHVWYDPTTMPKLAHQIALELAKIQPEHKQYFLKQAHQYQASLQPLTTEITKLKQQAHGQKVAVSEPVFDYSLAAIGYKVSNSHFAMAIEEGSDPSPKDIKQMQTAIKKHQIAFFVENIQSASNIVDNMVKLSHQNNVPVLKVTETLPAGQTYESWMLSQYQQLAKIQAQSH
- a CDS encoding MFS transporter, encoding MDKAKTTLTLAGRRRFWFIFTLLTGTWTMSISQSSLSTVYPTFMHDFGISASTVQWLTTGFMLTMVVMMPISPWLLNNIGFKKLFLTVLVLFDLGSIIIYFAPSFAVMMVGRLIKAAAVGVLFPSYQSILLTITPESKRGSTMGIAGLVMGSALASGPIISGVVLKFTDWHGLFLVFITVATILILLSFVTIQDVMVSKPSKLDLISIVMLLGFAGILYVVNEIGKPNVNWTLGWILLIVSIIAVAYFTYRQFHLTTPLLELRVLKTFNYDLAIFLTAISYVALIVVTIVFPLYYQGVLKVSPFISGLSLVPGAVFLSILNPLTGKLAEKFGYKQIMLFGMAMIVIGWLILALIPTKLTLLTMILIAALIEGGNAFVMMPAVTLGANSLPNRLISHGTAVITTVRQILGSAGVAIATLILSNVTAAQLKSGVPTLTANLQGYHAVFLTMLGVEIVGFILALLLRDERQKG